Proteins found in one Actinokineospora alba genomic segment:
- a CDS encoding phosphoribosyl-ATP diphosphatase: protein MKTFDELFAELSERAKTRPEGSGTVAALDAGVHAQGKKVLEEAGEVWIAAEHETDDELAEEVSQLLYRVQVLMIGRGLTLEDVYRHL from the coding sequence GTGAAGACGTTCGACGAACTGTTCGCCGAACTCAGCGAACGGGCGAAGACCCGGCCTGAGGGCTCGGGAACGGTCGCGGCGCTGGACGCCGGTGTGCACGCGCAAGGCAAGAAGGTTCTCGAAGAGGCGGGCGAGGTATGGATCGCCGCCGAACACGAGACCGACGACGAGCTGGCGGAGGAAGTGTCGCAACTCCTCTACCGGGTGCAGGTCCTGATGATCGGCCGGGGCCTGACGCTGGAAGACGTCTACCGACATCTGTGA
- a CDS encoding DUF3995 domain-containing protein, translating to MMVLGGIAAIVLVLVGGLHVVWMFSPWPVRTRAEFARKVVGVEADDLPNRFLTALVAIALFAAAYLVAARAGIVGVIGPRWATPVGTATVAAVLLFRGVAGFITSARKDTEFTYWDLRVYAPLCVVLGGACLAVAVGTTG from the coding sequence ATGATGGTGCTCGGAGGTATCGCCGCGATCGTGTTGGTGCTGGTGGGGGGCTTGCACGTGGTGTGGATGTTCAGCCCGTGGCCGGTGCGCACGCGCGCGGAATTCGCCCGGAAAGTGGTGGGCGTGGAGGCCGACGATCTGCCGAATCGATTCCTGACGGCGCTGGTGGCGATCGCACTGTTCGCGGCGGCCTACCTGGTCGCGGCACGTGCGGGAATTGTCGGCGTGATCGGTCCGCGGTGGGCGACGCCGGTGGGCACGGCGACCGTGGCCGCGGTGCTCCTGTTCCGCGGGGTGGCCGGTTTCATCACTTCGGCGCGCAAGGACACCGAGTTCACCTACTGGGATCTGCGGGTGTACGCACCGCTCTGCGTGGTGCTCGGCGGGGCCTGCCTGGCCGTCGCGGTGGGCACGACCGGGTGA